In the Enterococcus rotai genome, GCGACTTAATAATGTTTTGACCGTGGTACTTTTCCATTCAGTCTTTTCATTTAGGATATCGGTCACTTCTTTACTCGTCGTCTCCTCTGTGGCCCATGCAACGCGCATGACTTCCCACTCTGCGTCAGTGATGTTCAAAGCTTTTTTCTTCTCTGACATAAAAAGTCTCCTTTTTATTGTTTTCTCGTTGTAGCGTCAGAACAACTACACACGTAGTCGAACCTTGTATTTATAATAGCTCTTTTTTTGGTCTTTGTCAAAGAGAAAATTTTAAGATGAAATAAAATAAGTGTGCAGCTATCTAAATAGCCACACACACTTATCTCACTTTATCTAGTTTTATATGTTGTATACACCATATCATTCTTCACATAAACCTGATCTACTTTCAAATTGACCGGTCCATTGAATTCATTAAATAAACGAATCCCTTTCCCTAAAAACGTCGGAATTGTCGTAAGAATATAAGTATCAATCAAATTGGCTTCCACTAAAGGTGCAATAATACTTGCTCCGCCAACGACCCAAATCGCTTCACCTTCTTGCTCTTTCAATTCTTGAATCAGCTCAACAGGTCCTTGACTTGTAAAGAATAGCTTTTCGGTATTTTCATCTGGATGACTTGTGATAATATAAGATGATTGTTCTTCATATGGATATTGATCGACCGCCAATTCATTTACTACTTGATCATAAGTCGTTCGGCCCATCACCACTGTATCGATCTTTTCCATCAATTCTTGATAACTAGTATCCTCTTCCACTAATTCAATCCCGCCACCTAAAAAATCAATACTGCCATCTGCTTCAGCAATATACCCATCAACGCTTGCTGCAATGTATAAAATAACTTCTCTACTCATAAAAAACCTCCTAATTTTAAA is a window encoding:
- a CDS encoding dihydrofolate reductase family protein encodes the protein MSREVILYIAASVDGYIAEADGSIDFLGGGIELVEEDTSYQELMEKIDTVVMGRTTYDQVVNELAVDQYPYEEQSSYIITSHPDENTEKLFFTSQGPVELIQELKEQEGEAIWVVGGASIIAPLVEANLIDTYILTTIPTFLGKGIRLFNEFNGPVNLKVDQVYVKNDMVYTTYKTR